In a single window of the Limnochorda sp. L945t genome:
- a CDS encoding peroxiredoxin translates to MAVNVRPGDPMPEVAGLTQAGTRISTKDFLGKWLVLYFYPKDKTSGCTREAQAFNAALDALRQRQAEVVGVSVDSPRSHQSFADAYGLRFPLISDADKSITSGLGLLNEKGTSARRTTFLVDPQGRVHRIFENVKVDGHVDEVLRALDEARAAARR, encoded by the coding sequence GTGGCAGTCAACGTGCGACCCGGAGACCCGATGCCGGAGGTGGCCGGCCTCACCCAGGCAGGCACCCGGATTTCCACGAAGGATTTCCTCGGCAAGTGGCTGGTGCTCTACTTCTACCCGAAGGACAAGACGTCGGGGTGCACCCGCGAGGCGCAGGCGTTCAACGCGGCGCTCGACGCGCTGCGGCAGCGCCAGGCGGAGGTGGTGGGCGTCAGCGTGGACAGCCCCCGTTCTCACCAGAGCTTCGCCGACGCCTACGGCTTGCGCTTCCCGCTCATCTCGGACGCGGACAAGTCCATCACGTCCGGCCTCGGGCTCCTCAACGAGAAAGGCACGAGCGCCCGGCGCACCACGTTTCTGGTGGACCCGCAGGGCCGTGTCCACCGGATCTTCGAGAACGTCAAGGTCGACGGCCACGTCGACGAGGTCCTCCGCGCGCTCGACGAGGCGCGGGCCGCAGCCCGCCGCTGA
- a CDS encoding DNA repair helicase XPB, producing MAYRPENPLIVQSNHELLLEVDNPRYEAARNELARFAELVKSPEHVHTYRITPLSLWNGASAGLTAQDVLETLEEFSKFDVPFGVQQSIQDTMRRYGLVKLVAPSGVRAGRAGVRGRRGAGRGSGREVDYLILESADRSILEEIAHHPRLRPYLVERLDATRLAVDARWRGHVKQVLVHIGYPVEDLAGYVEGAPLPIRLRATTRAGRPFGLRDYQQEAVRAFWMEGSERGGNGVIVLPCGAGKTIVGLGVMEKASTQTLILSTNVTAVRQWKAELLDKTTLEEDQIGEYTGEAKEIRPVTIATYQILTHRGPEDTDYPHFALFNSRDWGLVIYDEVHLLPADVFRITSEIQARRRLGLTATLVREDGREADVFSLIGPKRYDVPWRDLEKSQWIATAECFEIRVPLDESLRLSYAVAEDREKFRIASENPAKLPLVKALVEHHRDQQVLVIGQYLSQLEEVARLLEAPIITGRTPNAERESLYGDFKAGRLKTLVVSKVANFAVDLPDASVAIQISGTFGSRQEEAQRLGRILRPKAGDNVARFYSVITQDTSEQRFAAKRQLFLTEQGYRYAIYTGDRAMSLLAAGQELSADGEAVSLSFSAAGSRSGRGRARA from the coding sequence TTGGCGTACAGGCCTGAAAACCCCCTCATCGTTCAAAGCAACCACGAGCTGCTCCTGGAGGTCGACAACCCGCGCTACGAGGCTGCTCGCAACGAGCTCGCCCGCTTCGCGGAGCTGGTGAAAAGCCCGGAGCACGTCCACACCTACCGGATCACGCCGCTCTCGTTGTGGAACGGCGCATCGGCCGGGCTCACGGCGCAGGACGTGCTGGAGACGCTGGAGGAGTTCAGCAAGTTCGACGTGCCCTTCGGCGTCCAGCAGAGCATTCAGGATACGATGCGCCGGTACGGGCTCGTCAAACTGGTGGCGCCCTCCGGGGTGCGGGCCGGGAGAGCAGGCGTACGGGGTAGGAGGGGAGCCGGGCGCGGCAGCGGGCGCGAGGTCGACTACCTGATCCTGGAGAGCGCCGATCGTTCCATCCTCGAGGAGATCGCCCACCACCCGCGCCTTCGGCCCTATCTCGTCGAGCGGCTCGACGCGACGCGCCTGGCGGTGGATGCGCGCTGGCGCGGCCACGTCAAGCAGGTCCTGGTGCACATCGGCTACCCGGTGGAGGACCTGGCGGGATACGTGGAGGGCGCGCCCCTCCCCATCCGCCTGCGGGCCACCACGCGCGCCGGCCGGCCGTTCGGCCTGAGGGACTACCAGCAGGAGGCGGTGCGTGCCTTTTGGATGGAGGGCAGCGAGCGCGGGGGCAACGGGGTGATCGTCCTTCCGTGCGGCGCGGGCAAGACCATCGTCGGTCTCGGCGTCATGGAGAAGGCCTCTACTCAGACCCTGATCCTCTCCACCAACGTGACGGCCGTGCGGCAGTGGAAGGCGGAGCTCCTCGACAAGACGACCTTGGAGGAGGACCAGATCGGGGAGTACACCGGGGAGGCCAAGGAGATCCGGCCCGTCACGATTGCCACTTATCAGATCCTGACCCACAGGGGGCCTGAAGACACCGACTACCCCCACTTCGCTCTGTTCAACAGCCGCGATTGGGGCCTGGTGATCTACGACGAGGTGCACCTGCTGCCGGCCGACGTGTTTCGCATCACGTCGGAGATCCAGGCGCGGCGGCGGCTCGGCCTCACGGCCACCCTGGTACGGGAGGACGGCCGGGAGGCCGACGTCTTCAGCCTCATCGGACCCAAGCGCTACGACGTGCCGTGGCGCGACCTGGAGAAGAGCCAGTGGATCGCCACGGCCGAGTGTTTCGAGATACGGGTGCCGCTGGACGAGTCGCTGCGCCTGAGCTACGCGGTGGCGGAGGACCGGGAGAAGTTTCGCATCGCCTCGGAAAACCCCGCGAAGCTCCCTCTGGTGAAGGCCCTGGTGGAGCATCACCGCGACCAGCAGGTGCTGGTCATCGGGCAGTACCTCTCCCAGCTCGAAGAGGTGGCGCGGCTGTTGGAGGCGCCCATCATCACGGGCCGGACGCCCAACGCCGAGCGCGAGTCCCTCTACGGCGACTTCAAGGCCGGCCGGCTCAAGACCCTGGTGGTCTCCAAGGTCGCCAACTTCGCCGTGGATCTGCCGGACGCCAGCGTGGCCATCCAGATCTCCGGGACCTTCGGGTCGCGCCAGGAAGAGGCCCAGCGCCTGGGCCGCATCCTGAGGCCGAAGGCCGGCGACAACGTGGCCCGGTTTTACTCGGTCATCACTCAGGACACGAGCGAGCAGCGCTTCGCCGCCAAGCGCCAGCTCTTCTTGACGGAGCAGGGGTACCGCTACGCCATCTATACGGGGGATCGGGCCATGTCCCTGCTCGCGGCCGGCCAGGAGCTCTCCGCCGACGGCGAGGCCGTGAGCTTGAGCTTCTCAGCCGCGGGCTCCCGGTCGGGCCGGGGCCGTGCCCGGGCCTGA
- a CDS encoding uroporphyrinogen decarboxylase family protein: MTKTERVRRALAGEAVDRPPFSIWFHFGTQHLPPSKTAAIHLDFFRAYDLDWLKVMSDYRYPMPDGMEEVASLADLRRFRRFEMDSEPFSLQLQVLRQIGAALGNEAPFVETVFSPFGVARRTLRGHMDRLRREYPDAFKTFLESVTETLRHYVRAVAQTGAAGVFFSVNGAGQGEMKERDFEEWVLPYDLAVLATVNELAREGRFYFNVIHIHGERLRWRLIMDQYPGQVFNWSVHHSPPSFAQARLFTPRPLMGGIDEVGLSSKTPSEVRHQVRTAIEQAGAAGLFIAPGCAVPTDVPADLIRAAAQACRA; this comes from the coding sequence ATGACGAAAACCGAGCGGGTCCGTCGCGCACTGGCGGGAGAGGCGGTGGACCGGCCGCCCTTTTCCATATGGTTCCACTTCGGGACCCAACATCTTCCCCCTTCGAAGACCGCGGCCATCCACCTCGATTTCTTCCGAGCTTACGACCTCGACTGGCTCAAAGTGATGAGCGATTACCGCTACCCCATGCCGGACGGGATGGAAGAGGTTGCGTCCCTTGCCGACCTGCGCCGTTTCCGTCGATTTGAAATGGATAGCGAGCCGTTTTCGCTCCAGCTCCAGGTGCTGAGACAAATCGGAGCCGCCCTCGGAAACGAGGCTCCGTTCGTCGAAACGGTCTTCAGCCCCTTCGGGGTGGCGAGACGCACGCTACGGGGCCACATGGACCGTCTCCGGCGGGAGTACCCGGATGCATTCAAAACGTTCCTGGAGTCGGTGACGGAGACCCTCCGGCACTACGTCCGAGCCGTGGCCCAAACCGGTGCCGCGGGGGTCTTCTTCTCCGTCAACGGGGCAGGCCAGGGAGAGATGAAGGAAAGGGATTTCGAGGAATGGGTGCTCCCCTACGACCTGGCCGTGCTGGCGACGGTCAACGAGCTTGCCAGGGAAGGCCGGTTCTATTTCAACGTCATCCACATCCACGGTGAAAGGCTGCGCTGGCGTCTCATCATGGATCAATATCCGGGACAGGTTTTCAACTGGTCGGTCCACCACTCCCCTCCGTCCTTCGCCCAGGCGCGACTTTTCACCCCGCGGCCCCTCATGGGCGGGATCGACGAGGTGGGTCTGTCGAGCAAGACCCCCTCGGAGGTGCGCCACCAGGTGCGCACCGCCATCGAGCAGGCGGGCGCGGCAGGGCTTTTCATCGCTCCCGGCTGCGCCGTCCCCACCGACGTGCCGGCGGACCTGATCCGGGCGGCGGCCCAGGCGTGCCGCGCCTGA
- a CDS encoding carboxypeptidase regulatory-like domain-containing protein, producing MTGHPGARAGRRRAAGGVSWSWLAAALAMAALGALVGAPQAQAQDAAPPDAAGAVTWRVQGTVTNPYGAGVAGAQVQEARRKLSTTTDEQGRFELEGTGSGPVHLIVSRAGYVTQTISLVASSSQTLQQDVRLPVDPVAFREMLDEITLRLYREGAFSPLVWFVPRLGLVVRYTRPELRTPQDRAFEMFSDVMIAKEIMAPFPYLDASSVLVSEAVTPGEHLLRRYPRGALLELVEGKTVDLSSALAWTERHYEFYRNGRSRQREVPGWQDIQAALDRVTEELFAEEPQAGGTYVPGYGIVYNGTRAPQFPTVMAMSVLGMLLSVRVPVPDGDRVLVQLDDGTALWAMEAPVQTLRRLVAARKDETGTFDLDVAALQDVYVYRNGSPWGR from the coding sequence TTGACCGGTCATCCAGGGGCGAGGGCGGGCAGGCGGAGAGCAGCGGGCGGGGTCTCGTGGTCGTGGCTTGCGGCCGCACTGGCGATGGCGGCCCTGGGGGCCCTGGTGGGAGCGCCGCAGGCGCAAGCCCAGGATGCGGCCCCGCCGGACGCAGCGGGCGCGGTCACCTGGCGCGTCCAGGGGACGGTCACCAATCCCTACGGTGCCGGCGTAGCGGGGGCCCAAGTGCAGGAGGCGCGGCGCAAGCTCTCGACCACGACGGACGAGCAGGGACGCTTCGAGCTCGAGGGCACCGGATCGGGACCCGTGCACCTCATCGTTTCCCGGGCCGGATACGTGACCCAGACGATCTCTCTTGTGGCGTCGAGCTCGCAGACGCTGCAGCAGGATGTGCGGCTGCCCGTGGATCCCGTCGCCTTCCGGGAGATGCTGGACGAGATCACGTTGCGTCTGTACCGGGAGGGCGCGTTTTCGCCGCTGGTCTGGTTCGTGCCGAGGCTCGGGCTGGTGGTACGCTACACCCGGCCGGAGCTGCGGACGCCCCAGGATCGGGCGTTCGAGATGTTTTCGGACGTGATGATCGCCAAGGAGATCATGGCGCCGTTTCCGTACCTCGACGCAAGCTCCGTGCTGGTGAGCGAGGCGGTGACGCCGGGCGAGCACCTGCTGCGCCGGTATCCCCGGGGGGCCCTGCTGGAGCTCGTCGAGGGCAAGACGGTGGACCTGTCGTCCGCTCTGGCCTGGACCGAACGGCACTACGAGTTTTACCGCAATGGGCGGTCGCGCCAGCGGGAGGTGCCCGGATGGCAGGACATCCAGGCGGCCCTGGACCGTGTCACTGAAGAGCTCTTTGCCGAGGAGCCCCAGGCCGGGGGCACGTACGTGCCAGGCTACGGGATCGTGTACAACGGCACCCGGGCGCCCCAGTTCCCGACGGTAATGGCCATGAGCGTGCTGGGCATGCTCCTTTCGGTGAGGGTGCCCGTCCCGGACGGCGACAGGGTGCTGGTGCAGCTCGACGACGGCACGGCGCTGTGGGCGATGGAGGCGCCGGTGCAAACACTCCGGCGCCTGGTCGCCGCGCGCAAGGACGAGACGGGCACGTTCGACCTGGACGTGGCCGCCCTTCAAGACGTCTACGTGTATCGCAACGGCAGCCCGTGGGGACGGTGA